From one Lolium rigidum isolate FL_2022 chromosome 4, APGP_CSIRO_Lrig_0.1, whole genome shotgun sequence genomic stretch:
- the LOC124707671 gene encoding WRKY transcription factor WRKY24-like, with the protein MAMTPPTSFPPASPSSYFNNMSAGFLDSPILLTPSLFPSPTTGSFPSQPFNWMGTAPENDGSLQLGNVKDDQQQRQYSGFTFQTTATVPAAMAGTNNTTASSFLPSSMPMAAQLGQDSYNNGEQQQQQPWSYQDAGSMDGMTTRPASFSTPFEAPEMAGSNGSYNSGAQVSTTAGGYGRVQSRRPSSDDGYNWRKYGQKQMKGSENPRSYYKCSFAGCSTKKKVEQAPDGQVTEIVYKGTHNHPKPQNPRRGSVGVPASSYAPDASSDALSGTPEHSSASYGDDEANNGVSSALAGQFGGGEEFGDDEPDSKRWRGDGDGEGMPLAVANANRTVREPRVVVQTMSDIDILDDGYRWRKYGQKVVKGNPNPRSYYKCTTAGCPVRKHVERASQDLRAVVTTYEGKHNHDVPALRGSAAAAARYRATAPQLAVASYHQGGGYSSLRPDGFGAPAQPADQSGFALSGFGYDNTSASSYSYAGMQQQQQQQNDAMYYDASRTKDEPRDDMFFEHSLMF; encoded by the exons ATGGCCATGACGCCGCCGACCTCCTTCCCTccggcgtcgccgtcgtcctACTTCAACAACATGTCCGCCGGCTTCCTCGACTCGCCGATCCTCCTCACCCCCAGC CTATTCCCATCGCCGACGACGGGCTCATTCCCCTCGCAGCCGTTCAACTGGATGGGGACGGCGCCGGAGAACGACGGCAGCCTGCAGCTGGGAAACGTCAAGGACGACCAGCAGCAGCGGCAGTACTCCGGCTTCACGTTCCAGACGACGGCGACGGTTCCGGCGGCCATGGCCGGAACCAACAACACGACGGCGTCCTCCTTCCTTCCGTCGTCCATGCCCATGGCGGCTCAACTG GGGCAGGACTCGTACAACAacggcgagcagcagcagcagcagccgtggAGCTACCAGGACGCGGGAAGCATGGACGGGATGACCACGAGGCCGGCGAGCTTCAGCACGCCGTTCGAGGCGCCTGAGATGGCCGGCAGCAACGGCAGCTACAACAGCGGTGCCCAAGTGTCGACGACGGCGGGCGGGTACGGGCGCGTGCAGAGCCGGCGGCCGTCGTCGGACGACGGGTACAACTGGCGCAAGTACGGGCAGAAGCAGATGAAGGGTAGTGAGAACCCGCGCAGCTACTACAAGTGCTCATTCGCCGGCTGCAGCACCAAGAAGAAAGTGGAGCAGGCGCCCGACGGGCAGGTGACGGAGATCGTGTACAAGGGCACGCACAACCACCCCAAGCCGCAGAACCCGCGCCGGGGATCCGTCGGCGTCCCGGCGTCGTCGTACGCCCCGGACGCGTCGAGCGACGCGCTGTCCGGCACGCCCGAGCACTCGTCGGCGTCCTACGGGGACGACGAGGCCAACAACGGCGTGAGCTCGGCGCTGGCCGGACAGTTCGGCGGCGGGGAGGAGTTCGGGGACGATGAGCCGGATTCCAAGAGGTGGAGGggagacggcgacggcgaggggatGCCGTTGGCGGTGGCTAACGCGAACCGGACGGTGCGGGAGCCGAGGGTGGTGGTGCAGACGATGAGCGACATCGACATCCTGGACGACGGCTACCGGTGGCGCAAGTACGGGCAGAAGGTGGTGAAGGGCAACCCGAACCCGCGGAGCTACTACAAGTGCACCACGGCGGGCTGCCCCGTGCGGAAGCACGTGGAGCGCGCGTCGCAGGACCTGCGCGCCGTGGTGACCACCTACGAGGGCAAGCACAACCACGACGTGCCCGCTCTGcgcggcagcgccgccgccgccgcgcgctacCGCGCCACCGCGCCGCAGCTGGCCGTCGCGAGCTACCACCAGGGCGGCGGCTACTCCAGCCTCCGTCCCGACGGGTTCGGCGCGCCGGCGCAGCCCGCGGACCAGAGCGGGTTCGCGCTCTCCGGGTTCGGCTACGACAACACGTCTGCGTCGTCCTACTCGTACGCCGGcatgcagcagcaacagcagcagcagaacGACGCGATGTACTACGACGCGTCGAGGACCAAGGACGAGCCGAGGGACGACATGTTCTTCGAGCACTCGCTCATGTTCTGA